From a region of the Marmota flaviventris isolate mMarFla1 chromosome 13, mMarFla1.hap1, whole genome shotgun sequence genome:
- the Ttf1 gene encoding transcription termination factor 1 isoform X2 produces the protein MEGESNRFENYTPVFDKKNKKYFAYKERPQKHTHESFRISPLEGDQLQITKSKKKKDVQLLISSPLKKPEICDQTEKATSTNKKKKKRRKSALGVDRETGVAYVLVDKENIENTPKNLGRDVDVVYVDISREQNSAEGCVVGEHAATESPKGGPEEPWSGARGRKSRSQPGGVAAPEDPRGGNVLPQLESPAQPPLFSLSLEGEISEPPVSTGKKKSKKKKRKRSSVQEWEASAGPGDLAHHPPKEPQVAIEAEAGEGSDTLKRVRRSSAVKKAKRRRHVSTESPVESGGSSALVENSGNTRSGSPEGESTMVEERVTVRPLEGRAQAAQGEKQVPEAQRLNPAVEEEHGLALPGDSTARRLSEEQRESGDSDVDLDSAVRQLQEFIPDIKDRAATTIKRMYRDDLGRFKEFKAQGVAIRFGKFSAKENKQIEKNVQEFLSLTGIENADKLLYTDRYPEEKSAITELKRKHAFRVHIGKGIARPWKLVYYRAKKMFDVNNYKGRYSQGDTEKLKAYHSLHGNDWKKIGAMVARSSLSVALKFSQISSQRNHGAWNKTETRRLIKAVEEVILKKMSPQEMEEMDSQLQENPEGRLSIVREKLYKGISWVEVEAKVETRNWMQCKRRKF, from the exons ATGGAAGGAGAGTCAAACAGATTTGAGAATTATACTCCAGTTTTTGACAAGAAGAACAAAAAGTACTTTGCATATAAGGAAAGACCCCAGAAACATACCCATGAAAGTTTCAGAATCTCCCCTCTGGAAGGTGACCAGCTTCAAATAACTAagagtaagaagaaaaaagatgtcCAGCTTCTAATTTCTTCTCCTTTGAAAAAACCAGAAATCTGTGATCAGACTGAAAAGGCTACTTCTacaaacaagaagaagaaaaagaggagaaagagtgCTCTGGGGGTAGACCGGGAAACAGGGGTTGCTTATGTCCTcgtggataaagaaaacattgagAACACGCCCAAGAACTTGGGGAGAGACGTGGATGTCGTCTACGTAGATATCAGCAGAGAGCAAAACTCAGCAGAAGGGTGTGTGGTGGGTGAGCACGCGGCCACTGAGTCTCCTAAAGGTGGGCCAGAGGAGCCGTGGAGCGGAGCCAGGGGGAGAAAGAGTCGGAGCCAGCCGGGGGGAGTCGCAGCACCCGAGGACCCTCGAGGGGGCAATGTACTGCCCCAGCTGGAGTCACCGGCTCAGCCACCCTTGTTTTCTCTGAGCCTTGAAGGGGAAATCTCAGAACCACCAGTGTCCACTGGTAAAAAgaagtctaagaaaaaaaaaaggaaaaggtccAGCGTGCAGGAATGGGAGGCCTCAGCGGGGCCTGGGGATCTAGCTCACCATCCCCCCAAAGAACCTCAGGTGGCCATTGAAGCAGAGGCTGGAGAAGGCAGTGACACACTAAAGAGGGTGAGAAGGTCCAGCGCTGTGAAGAAGGCCAAGAGGAGGAGGCACGTCTCCACGGAAAGCCCTGTGGAGTCTGGTGGTTCTTCAGCACTGGTTGAAAACTCTGGGAACACGCGCTCTGGTTCACCGGAGGGCGAAAGCACCATGGTGGAAGAAAGGGTGACAGTCCGGCCCCTAGAGGGGAGAGCCCAGGCCGCGCAGGGGGAGAAGCAGGTGCCAGAGGCGCAGAG GTTAAACCCTGCAGTTGAGGAAGAGCATGGCTTGGCATTGCCTGGGGATTCCACAGCAAGACGTTTATCTGAAGAGCAGAGAGAGTCTGGTGACTCAGATGTGGACTTGGATTCCGCCGTGAGGCAGCTCCAGGAGTTCATTCCTGACATAAAGGACAGGGCTGCCACTACCATCAAGCGGATGTACCGTGACGACTTGGGACGGTTTAAAGAATTTAAAGCTCAGG GTGTTGCTATTAGATTTGGCAAATTTTCtgcaaaggaaaataaacagataGAGAAAAATGTGCAAGAATTTCTGTCTCTGACAGGAATTGAAAATGCAGACAAGCTGCTATACACAGACAGATACCCAGAGGAGAAGTCTGCCATTACTGAATTGAAAAGAAAGCATGCGTTTAGGGTGCACATTG GTAAGGGCATTGCTCGGCCCTGGAAACTCGTATACTATCGAGCAAAAAAGATGTTTGACGTCAATAATTACAAAGGCAG GTATAGCCAAGGAGATACGGAGAAGTTGAAGGCATACCATTCCCTCCACGGGAACGACTGGAAAAAGATTGGAGCCATGGTGGCCCGAAGCAGCCTCTCGGTTGCCCTGAAGTTCTCCCAGATCAGCAGTC AAAGAAATCACGGTGCTTGGAATAAGACGGAAACACGGAGGCTCATCAAGGCTGTTGAAGAggtgattttaaagaaaatgtctcCCCAGGAGATGGAAGAGATGGATTCACAACTCCAAGAGAATCCTGAAGGTCGCCTGTCAATCGTCCGGGAAAAACTCTACAAGGGCATATCCTGGGTGGAAGTGGAAGCTAAAGTGGAAACCAGAAATTGGATGCAGTGCAAAA GACGGAAATTCTGA